Genomic segment of Vicia villosa cultivar HV-30 ecotype Madison, WI unplaced genomic scaffold, Vvil1.0 ctg.001374F_1_1, whole genome shotgun sequence:
attgactcatcatggagcttgaatctcacagatccaacacctgcaattttgcaagctttattgtttcccatcagtactgatccaccatcttgatcacataattcctcgaacaagtctttgtttggagtcatgtgccaagtgcaacctgaatccataatccactccttcctagagtcactgctcgaaaccacaaggacatcagatgattcgaaatcatcttgaacaatggctgcattaccattatccttacctACATGATCTTTCAGTCGTTCAGGACACACCTTTCTTgtatgaccctccttcttacaatgatagcattgaATACTAGATGCtttgccactataagacttctgctgacttttgcctttctccttgtcgaacttaccatcctttcgcaagaattttcctttaatggccaaaccttcaccaacagtcgaacgTTTTttctcctttcgttcgttcaagtccttagaatacaaggctgattgaacttcttcaaatgtcagggactcccttccatacaagagagtttctttgaagtgagcatgtgatcgaggtaaagaacacaatagtaacaacgcttgatattcatcatcgatcttcacatcaatattttcaagatcaagaatcagcttgttgaacatatccaactgctcagctaacactttgtcttcaatcatcttgaatgaatacaaagcttgcttcaggtagagtcgatttaccagcgatttggtcatgtacaaattttcaagtttcacccataaccctgatgtcgtcgtctccttcgatacctgtctgagaaccttatcaccaaggctcaacaaaattgcgctgtgtgctttctcgatcatattcgtcttctccgttgcctttaattctgcattcatggctgcctctcccttcaacgcttccaatcaaccctgttgaaccagtagggctttcatcttcaagcgccacagaccgaaatcattcactccggtgaacttttcaatctcatactttattGAAGGCGtgttctccacgctcaccgcaccaatttgttgtgaaaaacgatgtcaagaacaaaatataatagagaattagggaagataagaagaacacaagaattggttataactgctattcttttactttctcttaggaaacaagattacaagtttacaagaataaccaataacctctctcaccctaaattaggatttgttgtgttcaatgatgagagactagtatgctatttataataaaacctagcatactaactaatgggttttttccacaaggctcattacacaagccaacttaataaacaagctaacttaacaaattaaggtttaaacactaaacctaatttaacatgctaacaaccctagcatcttcgacaccagcatgtgaacaacctttgacttcatgcttaatcctatcgaaccaagaagctacccttcgaccatactagagttcgatccaatatctcacagtgaGAATATGTTGATTTTCAAAAATGTCTCTAAAAagttattataaacaattaatttaatttttataattatcattatatattattatcaagcatactaaattttatataaatttaaaattattattattagttacatttttttaaagtattatatttttatttaaaattattcaataaaattagtacttaatttaaaatttacaaaatttttaaaattttgtaaagtTAAACCTATATTATGACATTCATTGAAATTTCAAGATACCATGGAGTATAAATATTCATTTAGAATTGAAATTTGATGGGGAGCTGTCATATATGGTAGGTttgtaaaaattataaatatgatataataagaaGGATTTAAAATTAATAGGAAGTCTTGTCACTAGATTCCTCAACTAGACAACATGagtaatgaaagaaaaaaagcaaTGAACTTTGCTTGTATATTAGAAGATTCAACAATTATTGCGAATTAGTGATAGGGCTGACAATGAATCGAATcaactcgaaaatagttcagaACTTGGTTCGACAATTAAAttgttgaactaggttcatgaaccaaatgagttgaatatgagctaaaaactaagttcggtAACTAAATAAACTGAACTTGAACTAtgcatagttcgactcgttaggttcgtGAGTCAAATCGATTATATGAGATGGATTATATTGTttttaagagtaggtttaaaaATTTGCCCCAAATCTTAGGCCTACATTttcttttaatctaacggttttaattgataatttatattctcaaatGAGCAAAAATAATCATACAAATAAAATCGACGTCGTATAAATTACaatcttataaattttattttatatattttattttaaaaaatatatatttaaaatgtcaaatatataaaaagaatagATTTAAAAAATGACTTTTAAGTCCGTGAAGCAAACAAGTTGAACCTAACGAGTTGAACTGAGTTGTTTGTGAAATTTTAAAGTGTCGAGTTTAAGCTGGAAAAAAGTTCGAACTGATATTTGAGTTgaaccaattcttaacgagtcgagtggAGCTGAGACGAGTTCGAATCGACTCATTTTCAGCCCTAATTAGTGATAGTATGAAGTCTTGCAATATTTGTCAAACTAAAAAGGAACAAGGTTTCAATGGGAAACTATTGAAGAGTGGAGTAAACAAGGTGAGGACGAACGTCAGACCACTATACATCTCGGTGTACTCTCTCTTACACTTTTGGATTTAATTCTTCGTAGGATATTGCATGCTTAGATTTTTAATTCTTAACGTAGTTTATCGTTTATTCAAATGGTAGCAATTTATTATGTAAGGTTAAATTTTGTTGAAATTGGAGCCTAATTGAGTTGTATTGGTGATCAAATTTGGAAAAATTATTGAGGTTagaatacaaataaaataaatttaaagcaGTTAAATTTACAgtatcttaatttttttaattaatttgatttaaaaatttaataaatattttttatttattaaaattgaaataaaaatgaataacaaTCTCTTTAATAAGAATAACCCATTAACTAATAAAAAGTTGAATATAAAAATATCATACTTTGTAatgttgtttttttaatatttagtaAACTAAAATGGTCTtttaaaagggttaaataagttgtTGGCTATTataaatattgacttttagtccttataaaaaaatatattcacttttagtttcaataaaattacttttgcacgctGTTTTAGTCCCTTTACATGGACTAAAACTgcgtgcaaaaataattttatggggactaaaaatcaatatttttttataaactaaaagTCAAAAGTGgtaattttagagggactaaaaacatagttaaccttttttaaaattaacataaCACTTGTACTAATATTAATGTTAACCATAAATTATAGCATAACATattttataaaatgaaataagAAATTAAAAGGGTTTGGAGATATACCTTGTAATTGAAATGGTTAATTTGGAGAAATGAAATTGGGGAAGAAGAGTTGAAgagaaatgaagaagagaaatgaaaatGGGTTTGAGAGAGATAATGGTTAGTTTGAGAGAAATGAAGAAGAGTTGATGAGAGATGAAACTGTGTGGAACACGAAGGAGATCTGGGAAACATATAAGATATTCAGCGACATGATAGCCACGTCGCTATTTTCACACATTAGGATCACGTCGCAAACCACCAACGGTTATATATTTACTGCAAAAGCTGCAAAATCTGCAAGTCAACGACGTGTATATCACGTCGCTAGTTTCACACATTATGATCACGTCGCTACCCCAGGTAACGGTCAACAAAACTGTAATCATTGTCTGCTTGAGTCAGACAACTTTATTAGCGACGTGGAGATAATGTCGCtagtttgaatttcaaaattttcaaactccCCCCATTTGAAATCCACCgcccatttttattttattttattttttcagttAGCGACGTGTTTCTCACATCAGTATTTTATGAATATAGTATCTAGTGACGTGATTAACACGCAATAGTAATGTCATCtataatattttatgaatatagtATCTAGTGACGTGATTAACACGTCGCAACAGCCATAATTTTaacacgtgataatcacgtcactatatTAAGCAGCTGGGGAGCTCATTTCTTGTAGtgatatatttgattttatatttttatagatGGAAAGATTAGGAAGAGCAAATCAAAATCATAGTAACACGGCCATCATTTACAAAACCCAAACTAAATAAAATGTGCCTTTAATTTCTATAACGCGATAAACTTTGCatttaaccaaaaatcaaaaatatattaatcaataatttctttaaaaaatattaattttccaaaaatatcattagCGTATTAatacaataatttttatttggaatACCTTCTAATGCTAATTTTGCACACAAAGTCGGAACGGTTTTTTTGTATGTGATATTGTCTTTCCGATAATTATTTCAGCACAATCGACatctaaaaaaacaaattgaaattttgAATCACCATCAATAACGTAATGACTTGACTTACCGTAGATATCTACTTTATACCttttatataaaaacaaatattgtgattaaagggttaaatataacgagcaaaatattaaatacaactgtagtaaaaaatttaaattgtaaATGACAAACAACATTATTTAATCAACATTCATGTTAATGTAACAAAATAAATGTGGTAAAAAGTCAGAAATATAAATCTTCAGAATCCTTGATCATTGCAGATGTGAGAAGATATTGATGAAATTTCATACTGCTTTATCCATTAAAAGCATCTCCATATGCTAAATTCTTTTACTATTGATTGCGTTCCATACATCAATGATTCGAATCGCGTTTCTTTTGTGTCATTAATGTTCTTGATGCAGTCAAATTTTCGACTCATTTTCATcgcaacaaaaataaatttatcaaaCAAAAATCGTTTATTATCAAATAATTAACATCAAGAAACATGAAAAAGCAGAGACTTTTAATGTTAAGTGAATAAGATGaacttttttaaaacaatttttgaataattatatAAGATCCCATTTAGCACAATGCAGTGACCAAAAAAACCTAAAGGCAAAGACATGTAATATTTACAGAAGACGAAGAAGAAATCCCATTTTTTGGCAAAACGCTGAAGACGGAGAAGGAGCAAACAAACAATCAAAACATCAATAAGAACATAGAGATGGAAGGAACCTATTTTGCAGATAATGGTGGAAGAGATATAGAAGGAATCTGTTTTCGGAGATGAGGGTGGAAGATGGAACAAAAGAAAACTGAATGAGAACACACATGACTTTAGATGGTTGcttaaattaataaatggaaTAATCTAGTTTCAATGAAAGAATAGAATAGGAATGACAAAAGTCGCACTTATTTTTCCAATGCTTTATTTGTTTCAATTGAGGAAACACGTTGGAAGTAGAATAAGGTTTGTTTCAATTTATTTGTTTCAATTGAGAAAAGTAGAAGTAGAATGAGAAACGTTTTGTAGGTTTTCAATgaagtttcaaaacaaaaatacagCTACATATTACTTCATGATTGGTTTTACAGTCAAAATTAACTGTAGGTTTAATAAATGGTAAGAAATAATTAACAGTTTGTAATAACAAGGGATATGAAAAATGTGAAAACAATTAATATTGGGTGTAAATATTAACTctaatctacttttaatataataaagtaatatactatcaaaattacttaaatatcaaaattacttaaatataatCACAACTTATAGTGTTTTTTATACTTATAGTGAAACAATAGATATTGGATAGGAATATTAACTctaatctacttttaatataataaagtaatatattatCAAAATTACCTAATTATCTGGTTTCAACAATATTCGTTAATTTATTGTAAAACAACTTATAAACTATTCAAATTTGTCATTACTTACCAAACGATAACTTGGTATTGCGTACAGGTGGTGAGCTCTAGGTATAGTGAGTCCAAATTTCTCTTCCATATTCAAATTTGAAGGAGTAATATTACGTGGAAGTTCCCAATTAAAACAATGTATCAATTGAGCTATAACCAATTTTACTGTAATCAAGCCCAAATGAATTCCAGGACAACGTCTCCGACCAGAACCGAATGGTATACACTCAAATTCTTGTCCATGAAAATTCATTATCTTGTCAATAAATCTTTCAGGATAAAATTCATCTGCATTTTGTGACCAAACATCATGATCCCTCCCTATTGCCCATGCATTTACAATAACGCGCGtctttttttctataaaataacCATCGATTGATATATTCTCTCTACATTCACGCGGAAGTAATAAAGGTCCTACGGGATAAAGTCTTAATATCTCATCAACCACCATATCTAAGTAATCTAACTTCTTCAAATCGTTCTCTTCAATCATCCTCATATCTCCTACTTCATTTCGTATTTCATCTTGAAGTTTTTCCATCACTCTTGGATTCCTTAAAAGTTCAGATAGCGCCCACTCAATTACGGTAGCTGATGTATCAATTCCAGCCACAATCAAGTCTAGTAATATTGCCTTGATGTGAGTACGATTGATGACATTATTTTGTCCATTTTCTAAATCTTTAGTTTGATGCATAGTTGAAAGAAGCATGTCTACAAAATCTTCTTCATGATGAGGTTTGTCTACATTAGTAGCTTGTTCATGGTCTGATACTATCACCTCCAACACTCCATCAAGTTCTTTACTTGTTTTCTTGCAAGCTCGTGTAATtcccttttgttttgaaaagaaatgttaGTAAATTATAAGCaaaatgttaaattaattaaGAACCATGTAAGCAAGTGAAACTAGAAAACACACTTGAAATATATTGATTTAAATCTCTAAAATATAACcacataaaaacaaattaaaactttAAACTTAAATATATTATACAGTCATATCAAATCAGGGATATCTCATCACATCAACACGAGTTCGAACCAGCGACATCTCACTTATTCATCTGTAATGAGAGAAAAGTTTTATAAACATACATACCTGAAGATCAAAATGGCCCAACCAAGTAACATAATCAGCTAGATTAAAAGCTCCAAATAAAATCATTGTTTGTTTAACAATCCTCTTCAAGTCAAATTGTTGATACTTACTCCTACCCAATATCATCTTATACACAATATCTTCAACCAAAGTCTCTACAACATCACTAACATTCACAACCTCACCCACCAAAGCAGCTTTCTTCAATGATTTAACCACAACATCCAACTCATTTTTTCTAATAGGAGCAAACATCTCAACTTTAGAAGCACCAAGAAGTTTCAAAGCGCATAGTTTTCTTACACTTCGCCAATAAGGACCATACTCCGAAAAAGACAACCCTACTGAACCGTAAGAGAAGATCTTAGATGCTTGAATCTTTGGCCGGCTTGCAAAAACTAAGTCATGTGTTTTGAGAAATAACTCTGCTGTTTTTGAAGATGAAATGACAATAGTTGGGACTTGACCAAGTTGTAAGGACATGAttggaccatattttttggaGAGTGTTTGAAGTGTTCGATGTGGAAGTGTACCTAACATGTGAAGGTTTCCGATTATAGGAAGTGATGGTGGACCTGGTGGCTTCTTGTGTTTTTGTTTTGGATGAAAGAAAAGTTTGAATGAAAGATAAGTGAATGTGAAAGTGAAGAGAAGGAAAGAAAGTATTGTTGCAGAAGACATGTTTGCAAATGAATGGTTTGGTTTGAGTGAAGTAACAAGGTTGATATAAACTAGTGGATTGGTACAATTATTGAGATATTTATTGACAGAGCAGTACTATGAGTGGTTTCTGTGGTTGTGCTGCCTTTGTTATGTTGTCAACAAGTACAACGATAAACACGTGAACTTCATCACTTCCTTGATAATTCTGTAATCTTTATCAACTACGGAGTACAATTTTATTGTTGATTCCACTAGAAATCACATC
This window contains:
- the LOC131634862 gene encoding cytochrome P450 CYP736A12-like, translated to MSSATILSFLLFTFTFTYLSFKLFFHPKQKHKKPPGPPSLPIIGNLHMLGTLPHRTLQTLSKKYGPIMSLQLGQVPTIVISSSKTAELFLKTHDLVFASRPKIQASKIFSYGSVGLSFSEYGPYWRSVRKLCALKLLGASKVEMFAPIRKNELDVVVKSLKKAALVGEVVNVSDVVETLVEDIVYKMILGRSKYQQFDLKRIVKQTMILFGAFNLADYVTWLGHFDLQGITRACKKTSKELDGVLEVIVSDHEQATNVDKPHHEEDFVDMLLSTMHQTKDLENGQNNVINRTHIKAILLDLIVAGIDTSATVIEWALSELLRNPRVMEKLQDEIRNEVGDMRMIEENDLKKLDYLDMVVDEILRLYPVGPLLLPRECRENISIDGYFIEKKTRVIVNAWAIGRDHDVWSQNADEFYPERFIDKIMNFHGQEFECIPFGSGRRRCPGIHLGLITVKLVIAQLIHCFNWELPRNITPSNLNMEEKFGLTIPRAHHLYAIPSYRLVSNDKFE